A genome region from Bacillaceae bacterium IKA-2 includes the following:
- a CDS encoding glycosyltransferase, producing the protein MFILIWRKLSNLVYHSQGVNLTQFTYRPPQQRETENILSMGRLVEKKGHHILMQAFNKIKSKFPNATLTIIGRGELEEPLKLLASQLNLGESFQLLKNLPKHQVHEEMKKADLFCAASLEASDGNVEGIPNTIKEAMATGLPVVSTTHAGIPELITNHKEGILVEENNVNQLALALEYMLENRNKWEQYASAARQKVEQNFDQSKQLQQQSKFYDELLGGRENNG; encoded by the coding sequence GTGTTCATTCTTATCTGGCGGAAACTGTCCAATTTAGTTTATCACTCACAAGGAGTTAACCTTACCCAATTCACTTACAGACCGCCTCAGCAAAGAGAAACAGAAAATATCCTATCTATGGGAAGGCTTGTAGAGAAAAAGGGGCATCATATTTTAATGCAAGCATTCAATAAAATAAAAAGCAAGTTTCCGAATGCGACTTTAACCATAATTGGAAGAGGAGAACTAGAAGAACCTCTAAAATTATTAGCATCTCAACTTAATTTAGGAGAATCATTTCAACTATTAAAAAATCTTCCTAAACACCAAGTACACGAAGAGATGAAAAAAGCAGATTTATTTTGTGCAGCGAGCTTAGAAGCATCTGATGGCAATGTAGAAGGAATTCCTAATACGATAAAAGAAGCGATGGCGACTGGTTTACCCGTTGTTTCAACTACTCATGCTGGTATTCCTGAATTGATTACAAACCATAAAGAGGGAATATTAGTAGAAGAAAACAACGTAAATCAATTAGCATTAGCCCTTGAATATATGCTAGAAAACAGAAATAAATGGGAACAGTATGCATCGGCAGCACGTCAAAAAGTAGAACAAAACTTTGACCAGTCTAAACAACTACAGCAACAAAGTAAATTTTATGATGAACTGTTAGGGGGGAGAGAGAATAATGGTTGA
- the istA gene encoding IS21 family transposase — MDKWQMYMEIQQLLKQGFSKSKVAGKLGVSRTTVYRYLKSTPSDMSEWVVQLESRRKKLDPFKELILSWLYSHPDMTAAQVYDWLQEKKQVKDVSESTVRAYVRELRLSYDISKETTMRDYEAVAELPMGEQIQVDFGQTVQKTIVGKTVRLYFIAFVLSHSRYKYKEWVDRPFTTKDVIRTHENAFQYFAGIPRELVYDQDALLVVSENGGDLILTKEFQAYKEDRKLTIWVCRKADPETKGKIENMVGFVKVNFSKHRIFQNIDKWNEDGLAWLKRTGNYKIHNTTKKRPCEVFLLEKQHLRPVSTATGSLPAGSQTKLQSIITRTVRKDNTIWYKSNRYSVPLGTFEKYPEVAISEVDDAYLMIVEVDTGEIFAKHKLSVAKGELIQDRQHTRDRTKGVTAYIQSVAEKFENTDMALSFLETIKSAFPRYIRDQLQLISKEIKCHEQSIINEALKECVNRKLFCATDFIDMVQYLDRQRQMIVTPPTDNDETTKILHENNQSLVNTKPATRDINDYLSVLAGDV; from the coding sequence GTGGATAAGTGGCAAATGTATATGGAAATTCAGCAATTACTAAAGCAAGGATTCAGTAAATCGAAAGTAGCTGGAAAGTTAGGGGTTTCAAGAACAACGGTTTATCGCTATTTAAAAAGTACGCCAAGTGACATGAGTGAATGGGTGGTTCAACTTGAAAGTAGAAGAAAAAAGCTAGACCCATTCAAAGAATTGATCCTTTCGTGGTTGTATTCACATCCTGATATGACAGCTGCCCAGGTTTATGATTGGCTACAAGAAAAGAAACAGGTAAAAGATGTTTCTGAAAGTACAGTAAGAGCCTATGTAAGAGAGTTACGACTATCATATGATATTTCTAAAGAAACAACTATGCGTGATTATGAAGCCGTGGCAGAGTTACCGATGGGCGAACAAATTCAAGTAGATTTTGGACAAACAGTTCAAAAGACAATCGTGGGAAAAACGGTCAGACTTTATTTCATAGCTTTTGTTCTATCCCACTCTAGATACAAATACAAAGAATGGGTGGATCGGCCTTTCACCACCAAAGATGTTATACGTACCCATGAAAATGCCTTTCAATATTTTGCTGGAATTCCTAGGGAACTCGTTTATGATCAAGATGCGCTTCTTGTCGTTAGCGAAAATGGAGGTGATTTAATTCTAACAAAAGAGTTTCAAGCGTACAAAGAAGATCGGAAGTTAACGATTTGGGTTTGTCGTAAAGCAGATCCAGAGACAAAGGGAAAAATTGAAAATATGGTAGGTTTTGTGAAAGTGAACTTTTCCAAACATCGGATATTTCAAAATATTGATAAATGGAATGAAGATGGGTTAGCGTGGCTGAAGCGTACGGGTAATTATAAGATTCATAACACAACAAAAAAAAGACCGTGCGAAGTGTTTCTCCTTGAAAAGCAACACTTACGACCAGTCTCAACGGCTACTGGCAGTTTACCTGCAGGTAGTCAAACTAAACTCCAATCTATTATAACAAGGACGGTTCGAAAGGACAATACGATTTGGTATAAATCTAATCGCTACTCAGTTCCTCTCGGAACATTTGAAAAGTATCCAGAAGTAGCAATATCTGAAGTCGACGATGCCTATTTAATGATCGTTGAAGTTGACACAGGGGAAATATTTGCGAAACATAAACTGTCTGTTGCAAAAGGAGAATTAATTCAAGATCGACAACATACGCGTGATCGAACAAAAGGGGTTACAGCTTATATACAGTCAGTAGCAGAAAAATTCGAAAATACAGATATGGCACTCTCTTTTCTAGAAACGATTAAATCAGCGTTTCCGCGATACATTAGGGATCAACTCCAGCTGATATCAAAAGAAATAAAATGTCATGAGCAGTCAATTATTAATGAAGCTTTAAAAGAATGTGTTAACCGGAAACTATTTTGTGCAACAGATTTTATCGATATGGTTCAGTACCTTGACCGACAACGACAAATGATTGTTACACCTCCAACTGATAACGATGAAACAACTAAAATACTTCATGAAAACAACCAATCGTTAGTGAATACGAAACCAGCAACCAGAGATATAAATGATTATTTGTCAGTATTGGCAGGTGATGTTTGA
- the istB gene encoding IS21-like element helper ATPase IstB: MSQFAQVQELLKTLRLSETSTSITRLIKEAESNEVSYTSFLLTILTFEQKRREEKQTEKRLKWATFPYHKTMIDFNLDEQRSLSKKQFNQLKELTWVEQLYNIILLGPPGAGKTLLAIGLGIEAINRGYKVSFISMGDLIHTLKTEEITRKSQTRMSRIRNSNLVIIDDLMFMAMDQREANLFFHLINYLYNNASIILTSNKAPSDWGELMGDSSITAAILDRIIHRAEVIHLDNDSYRMKHRSSIFGGESVQS; the protein is encoded by the coding sequence ATGAGTCAGTTTGCACAAGTGCAGGAGTTATTAAAGACACTCCGATTATCGGAAACATCTACTAGTATAACAAGACTAATTAAAGAAGCAGAATCAAACGAAGTTTCCTATACATCATTTCTACTAACGATATTAACATTTGAACAAAAGCGCCGGGAAGAAAAACAAACAGAAAAACGCTTAAAATGGGCTACATTTCCGTATCATAAAACGATGATCGACTTTAATCTTGATGAACAGAGATCATTAAGTAAAAAACAGTTTAATCAATTAAAAGAGCTAACATGGGTAGAGCAGCTGTACAACATTATTTTATTGGGACCGCCAGGTGCAGGGAAAACTTTATTAGCAATAGGATTAGGGATTGAGGCAATCAACCGCGGATATAAAGTTTCGTTTATTTCTATGGGTGATTTAATCCATACGTTAAAAACAGAAGAAATCACTCGAAAGTCACAGACTAGAATGAGCAGAATTAGAAATTCAAATTTAGTGATTATTGATGATCTTATGTTTATGGCAATGGATCAACGTGAAGCCAACCTATTTTTCCATTTAATAAACTATTTATATAATAATGCTTCTATTATACTCACATCAAATAAGGCCCCAAGTGATTGGGGCGAGTTGATGGGCGATTCAAGTATTACAGCAGCCATTTTAGATAGGATCATTCACCGAGCTGAAGTTATTCACTTAGATAATGACAGTTATCGAATGAAGCACCGATCTTCCATTTTTGGTGGAGAAAGTGTTCAAAGTTAA
- a CDS encoding glycosyltransferase, with the protein MPKVIHLNLRLDATQYIPQIREVPGYEYIHLIRQPKYIIDPPLLNEKVYYLSEILSPEEYVQKNNISLIHAHHGQLGLLLLPFHEKTKLPLITSIRGVDATFAEKRVGYEENLKLLFEKGDRFFPVCQYLADKINALGCPAEKIRVLYGGV; encoded by the coding sequence ATGCCTAAAGTTATTCATTTAAACTTACGGTTAGACGCAACTCAATATATTCCACAAATAAGAGAAGTTCCAGGTTATGAGTATATCCATTTAATCCGACAACCTAAATATATAATAGACCCTCCTCTTCTTAATGAGAAAGTCTATTATTTAAGTGAAATTTTATCACCAGAAGAATACGTACAAAAAAATAATATTTCCCTTATACATGCTCACCATGGTCAATTAGGATTATTACTACTTCCTTTTCACGAAAAAACTAAACTTCCCTTGATCACTAGTATTCGAGGAGTGGACGCTACTTTTGCGGAAAAAAGAGTGGGCTATGAGGAGAACCTGAAATTGCTTTTCGAAAAAGGAGATCGTTTCTTTCCGGTTTGCCAATATTTAGCAGACAAAATCAACGCTTTGGGGTGTCCGGCTGAGAAAATAAGAGTATTATACGGAGGAGTGTGA
- a CDS encoding site-specific integrase, protein MKPTDFSRYLTGFLTKYLPGEMGFSINTIASYRDTFVLFLTFIKDKKGIKTNSLTLGMINKEMVIHFLDWIETERGCSTATRNVRLAALHSFFQYLQYQSPDNLLEWQRILGIRVKKTETKSISYLTLNGIRLLLEMPDQSTKIGRRDLALLSIMYESGGRVQEIIDLTPSQVRFDRPCTVKLIGKGNKARIVPLMDAPLDLLNRYMDEQGLLSLSANMYPLFCNKRGEKLTRAGVNYILDKYARKARIKDQILIPERFSCHCLRHSKAMHLLQAGVNLIYIRDILGHRSVQTTEIYAKVYSKQKREAIEKAYTDVVPKGAPSWQKSGDLLEWLKRFDK, encoded by the coding sequence ATGAAGCCGACTGATTTCTCTCGCTATCTGACAGGATTTCTTACAAAATACCTGCCAGGAGAAATGGGGTTCAGTATAAATACGATTGCCTCTTATAGAGACACATTTGTACTTTTCCTTACATTTATCAAGGATAAAAAAGGAATAAAAACAAATTCTCTGACGCTGGGCATGATTAATAAGGAAATGGTTATTCACTTTCTTGACTGGATAGAAACAGAGCGTGGCTGTAGTACAGCCACAAGGAACGTCCGCCTTGCGGCATTACACTCTTTCTTCCAATATCTCCAGTATCAGAGCCCCGATAATCTTTTGGAATGGCAGAGAATCCTTGGAATCCGGGTTAAGAAAACAGAAACAAAATCAATCAGTTACCTAACGCTTAATGGGATCAGACTACTTTTGGAAATGCCTGATCAGTCAACTAAAATAGGACGAAGAGATCTTGCTCTTTTGTCAATTATGTATGAAAGCGGTGGAAGAGTACAGGAAATCATTGACCTCACTCCGTCACAAGTACGTTTTGACAGACCATGTACTGTAAAGTTAATTGGTAAGGGGAATAAAGCCCGGATAGTCCCTCTGATGGATGCTCCGTTAGATTTATTAAATCGATATATGGATGAGCAGGGGCTGTTAAGTTTGTCAGCAAACATGTACCCATTGTTCTGTAACAAAAGAGGAGAAAAACTGACCCGGGCAGGGGTGAATTACATACTAGATAAATATGCACGCAAGGCTCGTATTAAAGATCAAATATTAATCCCAGAACGATTTAGCTGTCATTGTCTGAGACATTCAAAAGCTATGCACTTACTCCAAGCAGGAGTTAATCTCATATACATCCGTGATATACTAGGTCACCGTTCTGTCCAAACAACTGAAATTTACGCTAAGGTATATTCAAAACAAAAAAGAGAAGCAATTGAAAAAGCATATACAGATGTTGTACCAAAAGGTGCACCTTCTTGGCAAAAAAGTGGAGATTTATTGGAATGGCTAAAAAGATTTGATAAATAA
- a CDS encoding tyrosine-type recombinase/integrase codes for MMPNYCGIYAGLIEQYIDFKRNLGYKFVDATYTLSLFDRFTIDNAVLKLGLSKEIVDKWSEKRPNESDKTRYARIHYIAKFSAYLNDMGYPSHIPRLPKKYSSTFVPHIFSKKEVNAFFDACDTLKVNRRFETTVYVLPALFRMLYGCGIRISEALSLTCKDVDLDAKNIIVRETKNGKDRILPLSETLTEVCIQYRNVRPGKYEPKGYFFIKNNGQKCNAKAIYEWFRKILWNAGIPHGGKGFGPRMHDFRHTFSVHSLVKMSEAGLDLYYSLPILSKYLGHQSLEATDKYVRLTSDMYPDLIREVDNVCAYVFPEVDHYEAD; via the coding sequence ATGATGCCGAACTATTGTGGTATTTATGCTGGTTTAATCGAACAGTACATTGATTTCAAAAGAAACCTCGGTTACAAGTTTGTTGATGCCACTTACACACTTTCGTTATTTGACAGATTTACAATAGATAATGCCGTATTAAAACTCGGTCTATCAAAGGAGATTGTTGATAAATGGAGTGAGAAGCGTCCAAATGAATCAGACAAGACACGTTATGCGAGGATTCATTATATTGCAAAATTTTCCGCCTATTTAAATGATATGGGATATCCATCACATATACCGAGATTGCCTAAAAAGTACAGCAGTACGTTTGTACCACATATTTTCTCGAAAAAGGAAGTGAATGCATTCTTCGATGCATGTGATACGCTTAAAGTTAATAGACGATTTGAAACAACTGTGTATGTACTCCCCGCTTTATTTAGAATGCTATATGGCTGTGGCATCCGTATCAGCGAAGCGTTATCCCTAACATGTAAGGATGTTGATCTTGATGCAAAAAATATTATTGTCAGGGAAACGAAAAACGGCAAAGACCGAATACTCCCATTATCTGAAACACTAACTGAGGTGTGTATTCAATATAGGAATGTTCGTCCCGGCAAATATGAACCGAAAGGTTATTTTTTTATCAAGAACAATGGGCAAAAATGTAATGCCAAGGCAATATATGAATGGTTCAGAAAAATACTCTGGAATGCAGGAATTCCACATGGTGGGAAGGGTTTTGGCCCAAGAATGCATGACTTTCGTCACACTTTCAGTGTACACTCTCTTGTGAAAATGTCAGAAGCTGGGCTAGATTTATACTACTCACTCCCAATATTATCAAAATATCTTGGGCATCAGTCATTAGAGGCTACAGATAAGTATGTAAGGCTAACATCTGACATGTACCCTGATTTAATTAGAGAAGTAGATAACGTTTGTGCCTATGTATTTCCGGAGGTTGACCATTATGAAGCCGACTGA
- a CDS encoding site-specific integrase codes for MEQKYQTFEQLSSEVVKSLRDMSYSESRISQYRSAWQKLATFMENNQIEYYSASVGGAFIADFIGTGKYEEFSHWEKSIIRCVDVLTEFQSTGTFQYRRAKKSYQFYGCIGNPMVDFLNHRKSLGITENTLGHYRLNLHRFLSFFNEEGVMETEAIKKQHILGFVNQLGFYTPATRHSMLTTLRGFMRYLHDNGYTGIDFSYLIPKDNYKKQCKLPTTYTKNEVESLINTVDRSSPKGKRDAAMILLAARLGLRASDICLLKFENIHWEKNTITLVQQKTKNKIEHPLLIEIGEAIIDYLKYGRPKSDLPYVFLHAIPPYNCLNRSTLHSIVTFYLRRAGIKNITEKKHGPHALRHSLAGQLLEQKIPIHVISEVLGHKNTESTKTYLRIDLTSLSQCALDVPLLKTPFYAKEVE; via the coding sequence ATGGAACAAAAATATCAAACATTTGAACAACTGTCCTCAGAAGTAGTTAAATCCCTTCGGGATATGTCCTATTCCGAATCAAGGATAAGCCAATATCGTTCCGCGTGGCAAAAACTGGCTACTTTTATGGAAAACAATCAGATTGAGTATTATTCAGCGTCAGTAGGTGGAGCATTTATAGCTGACTTTATTGGTACTGGGAAATACGAGGAATTTAGCCATTGGGAAAAGAGCATAATCCGGTGTGTGGATGTTCTAACTGAATTTCAGTCTACAGGAACGTTCCAATACAGAAGGGCAAAGAAATCCTACCAATTTTATGGTTGCATCGGTAATCCTATGGTGGATTTCCTTAATCACCGAAAATCTTTGGGTATTACAGAAAATACGCTTGGTCATTACCGATTAAATCTTCATCGCTTTCTTAGTTTTTTTAATGAAGAAGGAGTCATGGAAACCGAAGCAATTAAAAAACAACACATTTTAGGATTTGTGAATCAGCTTGGTTTTTATACACCTGCAACGCGCCACAGCATGCTTACCACTTTACGTGGGTTTATGAGATATCTACATGACAATGGGTATACAGGGATTGACTTTTCATACCTAATTCCAAAAGACAATTACAAGAAGCAATGTAAACTACCCACGACATATACGAAAAATGAAGTTGAATCATTAATCAATACTGTTGACAGAAGTAGCCCAAAAGGGAAGCGTGATGCTGCTATGATACTATTGGCTGCACGATTGGGATTGAGGGCTTCTGACATCTGTCTGTTGAAGTTTGAAAACATACACTGGGAAAAGAATACAATTACACTTGTTCAACAAAAGACTAAAAATAAGATTGAGCATCCACTTTTAATAGAAATAGGAGAGGCTATTATCGATTATCTGAAGTATGGACGGCCTAAATCTGATCTTCCTTATGTCTTCCTACATGCAATCCCGCCATATAACTGCCTAAATAGATCGACTTTGCATAGCATTGTTACTTTTTATCTCCGTCGTGCTGGCATTAAAAACATAACAGAAAAGAAACATGGTCCTCATGCTTTGAGGCACAGTCTTGCTGGGCAACTACTGGAACAAAAAATACCCATCCATGTTATATCAGAAGTGCTAGGTCACAAGAATACCGAAAGCACAAAAACTTATTTACGAATAGACTTAACATCTTTGAGCCAATGCGCATTAGATGTTCCACTCTTAAAAACGCCATTTTATGCCAAGGAGGTGGAATGA